One Thalassotalea hakodatensis DNA segment encodes these proteins:
- a CDS encoding PAS domain-containing sensor histidine kinase, translating to MEINTLSSFFRGDYMPHGHCYLWQPHILWTNVISDFLIAFAYFSLPVAIMIFSAKRKDIGFQGVFWLFSLFILCCGITHIFGIWTIWHGVYGYHGLSKAITAVVSVATAIYVYKLMPAAITLPTVAQFDEVKEQLNVNRATVDALESELANQKLVKFILNSIPVSTLMLDKDNNIVFYNQTFTDEFSHYITPELTDFSLFDIVKLDQNTTESVQQYLADETRKDKEKLIVNGRISAIKNFHVPVELSLDRAEYEGQLVTLIAVKNITEFTQVKNELLESHQRLSRAISATEDGIWEWNIKNNHVEYSPKFMELIGKPEIQEPSFDDWFSHIHPDFQDKVKNALDTHFSDKEQYVVEYVGRDKYQRYSWFVSIGNSLFDQNGQPLLMSGSLRNIDPTKKLEKLYREKKGFLNAIYNGTSHAVWVVSVTPEHDFMFEEFNNTACQWTGLTQSEITGFTLTKLSGNVLTEQVANKIRQRYEHCISSKQPFDYLEHIRRNGVSAWYNATLYPVFDQHKNVTAVVGTAIDVTLQKQSEIALEENQAFLETIINSTVCGLYLFDIRQNVNVRINQRYTDILGYNIDDINATADYMQLFHPDDVLHVETHINNVMNDEEQALVPLTYRFKHKEGHWVWCYSVDCIVKRNKSDQPELMLGTFVDITEQTTLLQKLKESNEYLERFAFVASHDLQEPLRKITAFSSLLSKRLAPIIANDQDAEYEFSRLINAAERMKTMIKDILKLSRINTSAITIKQCQLQEVVNVACDRLQFLIEQSGAEVHVSPDNATMMADQTLFVQVLQNLIGNAIKFAKTDQDPIIDIRLRESDHETIITLSDNGIGIDEPYLESIFEPFKKLHANSEYEGSGIGLAICQQIINVHEGQIYCQSEQGQGTTFTLYLPKKGAFYA from the coding sequence ATGGAAATAAATACCCTCTCGTCATTTTTTCGCGGGGACTATATGCCACACGGACACTGCTATTTGTGGCAACCTCACATTCTTTGGACAAATGTTATATCAGACTTTCTTATCGCTTTTGCCTACTTCTCTTTACCTGTTGCAATTATGATTTTTTCAGCGAAACGAAAAGACATTGGCTTTCAAGGTGTGTTTTGGTTATTCAGCCTGTTTATTTTATGTTGTGGAATCACCCATATTTTTGGTATTTGGACTATTTGGCATGGTGTGTATGGTTATCATGGCCTTAGTAAAGCGATCACCGCGGTTGTTTCTGTTGCTACAGCGATTTATGTCTATAAGTTGATGCCCGCAGCCATTACTTTGCCGACGGTAGCGCAATTTGATGAAGTAAAAGAGCAGCTTAATGTTAACCGGGCAACGGTTGATGCATTAGAGTCTGAATTAGCGAATCAAAAATTAGTAAAATTTATTCTTAATAGCATCCCGGTAAGTACCTTAATGCTAGATAAAGACAATAATATCGTATTTTATAACCAAACCTTTACCGATGAATTTTCTCATTATATTACGCCTGAATTAACTGATTTTTCTCTTTTTGATATTGTAAAACTTGATCAGAATACAACAGAGAGTGTTCAGCAATACTTAGCCGATGAAACGCGTAAAGATAAAGAAAAGCTTATTGTTAATGGCAGAATATCGGCGATTAAAAATTTTCATGTACCTGTTGAATTGTCGCTTGATCGCGCAGAATATGAAGGACAGCTAGTAACACTTATTGCGGTTAAAAACATCACTGAATTTACCCAAGTAAAAAATGAGTTACTTGAATCTCATCAACGCCTATCAAGAGCAATATCAGCCACTGAAGATGGTATTTGGGAGTGGAATATAAAAAACAATCATGTCGAATATTCACCCAAATTTATGGAATTAATTGGTAAACCTGAGATACAAGAACCTAGTTTTGACGATTGGTTCTCGCATATCCATCCTGATTTTCAAGATAAGGTCAAGAATGCTCTCGATACTCATTTTAGCGATAAGGAACAATATGTTGTTGAGTATGTTGGCCGTGATAAATATCAACGTTATAGTTGGTTTGTTAGTATTGGCAACAGTCTTTTTGATCAAAATGGCCAACCTTTATTAATGTCTGGCTCTTTGAGAAATATCGACCCAACAAAAAAACTTGAAAAACTTTATCGAGAAAAAAAAGGTTTTTTAAATGCCATTTATAATGGCACGAGTCATGCGGTTTGGGTGGTGTCGGTCACCCCTGAACATGACTTCATGTTTGAAGAATTTAACAACACAGCATGCCAATGGACTGGTTTAACGCAATCAGAAATTACGGGATTCACGCTTACAAAGCTATCGGGTAATGTGTTAACAGAACAAGTCGCCAATAAAATAAGACAACGCTATGAACACTGTATATCGAGTAAACAACCTTTTGATTACCTAGAACACATCAGAAGAAACGGAGTTAGTGCTTGGTATAATGCAACACTATATCCCGTATTTGATCAGCATAAAAATGTCACGGCGGTTGTCGGGACAGCCATTGATGTTACCCTGCAAAAACAAAGTGAAATCGCGTTAGAAGAAAATCAAGCTTTTCTCGAAACGATTATAAATTCAACAGTTTGTGGGCTGTATCTGTTTGATATCCGCCAAAACGTGAATGTTAGAATAAATCAACGTTACACCGATATTCTAGGCTATAACATTGATGACATTAATGCTACAGCCGATTATATGCAATTATTTCATCCTGATGATGTTCTTCATGTAGAAACACATATCAATAATGTCATGAATGATGAAGAGCAAGCATTGGTACCATTAACCTACCGTTTTAAACATAAAGAAGGCCATTGGGTGTGGTGTTATTCGGTCGACTGCATTGTAAAACGTAATAAATCTGACCAACCTGAGCTAATGTTAGGTACTTTTGTCGATATTACAGAACAAACCACGCTATTACAGAAATTAAAAGAGTCAAACGAATATCTTGAACGGTTTGCTTTTGTTGCCTCGCATGACTTACAGGAGCCTTTACGGAAAATCACGGCATTTTCTAGTTTATTAAGCAAGCGGCTAGCACCTATTATTGCTAATGATCAAGACGCTGAATATGAATTCTCCCGCCTTATTAATGCTGCCGAGCGAATGAAAACAATGATTAAAGATATTTTAAAATTATCGAGAATTAATACCTCTGCCATAACTATTAAGCAGTGTCAGTTACAAGAAGTGGTTAATGTTGCCTGTGATAGGTTGCAATTTTTAATTGAGCAAAGTGGCGCTGAAGTTCATGTTTCGCCCGACAACGCTACAATGATGGCAGATCAAACGTTATTTGTTCAAGTACTACAGAATCTTATTGGTAATGCGATAAAATTTGCGAAAACTGACCAAGATCCTATCATTGATATACGCTTACGTGAAAGTGACCATGAAACGATTATAACCTTGAGTGATAACGGCATAGGTATTGATGAACCGTACTTAGAGTCTATTTTTGAACCGTTTAAAAAACTTCATGCTAATAGCGAATATGAAGGTAGTGGAATTGGACTTGCAATTTGCCAGCAAATTATCAATGTGCATGAAGGACAAATATATTGCCAAAGTGAGCAAGGCCAAGGCACAACATTTACCTTGTACCTACCTAAAAAAGGAGCTTTTTATGCGTAA
- a CDS encoding mechanosensitive ion channel family protein translates to MDVILTNKWLLSAALILIVIPIKVAISRVIRRRYKRKGVDKRYVVNHLKNIINLFVLIALMMLWSEELQRFAFSIAAFVVAIVIATKEIIQCIIGFIYLSSSPAFRIGDWIQINEYTGEVTETDWAKVTLLEVSLTNYSYTGRSVFLPNTQLMMQPIKNLNYMKRYVNHSFTLVCDDASNLPSNIQECLLTNAIGYCAGFNDVAERYSTLIENRLEITIPGPEPSVKMSTTDLGKVCISFTLFCPTQEAAKIEQKLTKDFFALSLSAAKA, encoded by the coding sequence ATGGATGTTATTTTAACCAATAAATGGCTGTTATCTGCGGCATTGATATTAATTGTTATCCCCATAAAAGTTGCGATAAGTCGTGTCATCAGGCGGCGTTATAAACGCAAAGGTGTTGATAAGCGATATGTCGTTAATCATTTGAAAAATATTATTAATTTATTCGTATTGATTGCGCTTATGATGCTATGGAGCGAAGAATTGCAACGTTTTGCATTTTCCATTGCAGCATTTGTTGTTGCGATTGTGATTGCAACGAAAGAAATTATTCAGTGTATTATTGGTTTTATTTATTTATCGAGTAGCCCTGCATTTCGCATTGGTGACTGGATCCAAATAAATGAATATACCGGTGAGGTTACTGAGACCGATTGGGCAAAAGTTACCCTACTTGAAGTCAGTCTAACTAATTATTCTTACACAGGGCGCAGTGTTTTTCTGCCTAATACGCAATTGATGATGCAGCCGATTAAAAATCTTAATTATATGAAACGCTATGTGAACCATTCATTTACATTAGTGTGTGATGACGCATCAAATTTACCCTCGAACATACAAGAGTGTTTGTTAACAAATGCTATTGGCTACTGTGCAGGTTTTAATGATGTTGCAGAACGCTACAGCACATTGATTGAAAATCGACTAGAAATTACTATTCCTGGGCCAGAGCCAAGTGTTAAAATGTCCACAACTGATCTGGGCAAGGTCTGTATTTCATTCACCTTGTTTTGTCCTACGCAAGAAGCAGCAAAAATAGAGCAGAAGCTCACAAAAGACTTTTTTGCATTAAGTTTATCAGCAGCTAAAGCGTAA
- a CDS encoding aminotransferase-like domain-containing protein, with the protein MRLVNRSAPEFLYQQVIDFIENQSDSGVIRPGDKLPSLRKLSQQFGISVPTVKQAYVELERQGTVSARPQSGYYLNAKNARTLLPMRAKWAQCQPVEVSCRSLIEQVYDAMHVPDTVALGISNPVNAHPPDKTLARLMRSVLSRTAEKAVSYGPVNGDEKLRLSLALRYQEHGMSVNHHDMIITNGAQEALSIALQCVAKKGDIIAVESPCYFGLIELIESLEMKALEVYTCTEDGVCIDELEKVLEKHPVKACLFSTAINNPLGSFMPEKKRQQLVKLLESKDIPLIEDDVYSDLYFTEKRPIPAQLFSEKGLVMTCSSFSKTAAPGYRVGWLIPGKFEEAAKRIKRAQSCSTSMLQQWTLTDYLLSGDYDRHLHVLRKILRYNRERMIALIAKHFPEATCVSNPQGGSVLWIRCRSVIDTSDIFQQAIEQGISFAPGQIFSPSGKYTHYMRISFGVKWHEGIEQAIARLGKLVNTYTRIG; encoded by the coding sequence TTGAGGCTAGTTAATCGTTCAGCTCCCGAGTTTCTATATCAGCAAGTGATCGACTTTATTGAAAACCAGAGTGATAGCGGCGTAATTCGACCGGGAGATAAACTTCCAAGTTTACGTAAACTTAGCCAACAGTTTGGTATAAGTGTGCCCACGGTAAAACAAGCGTATGTAGAACTTGAGCGTCAAGGTACTGTTTCTGCAAGGCCGCAGTCTGGTTATTATTTGAATGCAAAAAATGCTCGAACATTATTACCGATGAGAGCTAAGTGGGCACAATGCCAACCCGTTGAAGTATCATGTCGCAGCCTTATTGAACAAGTTTACGATGCCATGCATGTGCCTGATACTGTAGCGTTAGGGATTTCTAATCCCGTTAATGCTCATCCACCAGATAAAACATTAGCACGACTTATGCGCTCGGTGTTAAGTAGAACCGCTGAAAAGGCTGTCAGTTATGGGCCTGTGAATGGGGATGAAAAATTACGATTATCGTTGGCGCTTCGCTATCAAGAACATGGTATGAGTGTAAATCACCATGACATGATAATCACAAATGGTGCGCAAGAGGCGCTTTCTATTGCGTTACAGTGTGTCGCTAAAAAAGGCGATATTATTGCTGTAGAGTCACCTTGTTATTTTGGTTTAATAGAGCTTATTGAAAGTTTAGAAATGAAAGCGCTTGAAGTATACACCTGCACCGAAGATGGTGTGTGTATTGATGAGCTAGAAAAAGTATTGGAAAAGCATCCGGTAAAAGCGTGTTTATTTTCAACAGCGATTAACAATCCACTGGGTTCTTTCATGCCGGAGAAAAAGCGTCAACAATTAGTAAAACTGCTTGAATCAAAAGACATCCCTTTAATCGAGGATGATGTATACAGTGATTTATATTTTACAGAGAAGCGACCTATACCAGCTCAACTGTTTTCGGAGAAAGGCTTAGTCATGACGTGTTCCTCTTTTTCTAAAACGGCAGCACCAGGATATCGCGTTGGTTGGCTTATCCCCGGAAAGTTTGAAGAGGCAGCAAAACGCATAAAACGTGCACAATCGTGTTCAACCTCAATGTTACAACAATGGACGTTAACAGATTACTTACTGAGTGGCGATTATGATCGTCATTTGCATGTATTAAGAAAAATACTGAGATATAATCGTGAACGGATGATTGCTTTAATCGCAAAGCACTTTCCTGAAGCTACCTGCGTGTCTAATCCACAAGGAGGAAGTGTGCTTTGGATAAGATGTCGCTCAGTTATTGATACAAGCGATATTTTTCAACAAGCAATAGAGCAAGGGATAAGCTTTGCGCCAGGACAAATATTTTCACCTTCAGGTAAATATACGCATTATATGCGCATTAGCTTTGGTGTAAAATGGCATGAAGGCATCGAACAAGCCATCGCTAGACTTGGTAAGTTGGTAAATACTTACACACGAATTGGCTGA
- a CDS encoding DMT family transporter, with amino-acid sequence MNNYFLYGITVLIWGSTWFAIHLQLGVVAPEASVVYRYALASVMIFIYCLLKKQRLRFSLRQHYQLALFGVCLFSVNYYFLYHAQTQINSALSCIGFSTLMIMNIINAKLFFGTRIDTSVYLGGLLGLTGIVILFWPQASEISLSNATVWGFLLCLVGTLSASFGNMLSIKNQSDGFAIMPANAWAMGYGALFMTFVLLIQGKSFTFDWSVNYVASLVYLSLFGSVIAFGCYLSLLTKIGAHKASYANILFPAVAVVISTFFEGFTWDTYTIIGFIVIMLGNLVLIVKPRITVKESPALT; translated from the coding sequence ATGAACAACTATTTTCTGTATGGTATTACCGTTTTAATTTGGGGCTCAACATGGTTTGCCATTCATCTTCAACTAGGGGTTGTAGCACCTGAAGCTTCAGTTGTTTATCGCTATGCGCTCGCCTCGGTGATGATCTTTATTTACTGCTTATTAAAAAAACAACGGTTACGGTTTTCTTTACGCCAGCATTACCAACTTGCTTTGTTTGGGGTTTGCTTGTTTAGCGTGAATTATTATTTTTTGTATCATGCACAAACACAGATCAACTCAGCATTAAGTTGCATTGGATTTTCCACCCTGATGATCATGAATATCATCAACGCGAAGCTATTTTTTGGTACGCGAATTGATACGTCAGTTTACCTAGGAGGGCTATTAGGGCTCACAGGTATTGTGATTTTATTTTGGCCGCAAGCCAGTGAAATTTCGCTATCAAATGCCACTGTGTGGGGGTTTTTACTGTGTTTAGTTGGCACACTATCGGCATCATTTGGCAATATGTTATCGATTAAAAATCAATCGGATGGTTTTGCCATTATGCCTGCGAATGCATGGGCAATGGGTTACGGAGCACTCTTTATGACTTTTGTACTACTGATACAGGGAAAGTCATTTACCTTTGATTGGTCAGTTAATTACGTTGCTTCGCTGGTATATTTGTCATTATTTGGCTCAGTGATCGCCTTCGGTTGTTATCTCAGCTTATTAACAAAAATTGGCGCTCATAAAGCTTCTTATGCAAATATTTTATTTCCTGCGGTAGCGGTTGTTATTTCAACATTTTTTGAAGGGTTTACTTGGGATACGTACACCATCATCGGTTTTATTGTCATCATGCTAGGCAATTTAGTATTGATTGTAAAACCCCGCATTACGGTGAAAGAATCACCTGCACTAACCTAA
- a CDS encoding zinc-dependent metalloprotease, producing MKPLNIVFILLYCFVFTAVATDELTSFVEDKQKHQGFFTFYYDDASGKVFLEVAQQQSFLFQSAMPHGVGSNDIGLDRGQLGQTRLVAFERVGDKALLRQRNTYYRADSDNELEKKAVEQAFASAVIWGFNVVAEGKQRYLIDYTPFLLSDIHKLSATLKARKQGNFSIDNSRSAFYAPRSKAFEKNTELEATVTFKGTGAGQYLKSVTPDNNTLTVNFHHSLIALPDDQYSMRKFHPFSGFWAHKFADYASAIEEPLVKRVINRHRLAKKQPTATLSEAVEPIVYYLDPGVPEPIKSALIDGAMWWDQAFEAIGYKSAFQVKMLPPGADPMDVRYNVIQWVHRATRGWSYGSSVVDPRTGEIIKGHVTLGSLRVRQDYLIALGLTSPFSDANTDTTAMKEMALARIRQLSAHEVGHTLGIAHNFSASSNNRTSVMDYPHPYIRLNQGKIDLSNAYDVNLGTWDKHAVAYGYQDVEPKKEQQYLANVIKTAQEKGLQFMSDADARPQSGGHSTAHLWDNGQDPVAELQRVLDIRAVALKNLGINTIPVGTALSELEQALVPIYNFHRYQVEAAAKIVAGINYTYQVREQPFVNTLSIVEGQKQQAAISQLLATLSPNILTLPKHIVELIPPKAYGYNRDRESFASQTGLAFDAISAAQASAKHTIDLLLNKARLSRLAQQSALDDSVPSVAELFSQLINKTIKQPVGKGHEMLVQQRINRLVIDKLAQLWQQESLVTEVKAEVFVTLKSLEEWFLTQTEDHPLAAQYRLLSTQVPLYLSNTLKVKENRKITLPPGSPIGA from the coding sequence ATGAAGCCATTAAACATTGTATTTATTTTACTGTATTGTTTTGTTTTTACTGCGGTCGCCACTGATGAGTTAACATCTTTTGTCGAAGATAAGCAAAAGCACCAAGGTTTTTTTACCTTTTATTATGATGACGCATCAGGAAAGGTATTCTTAGAGGTAGCACAACAACAATCGTTTTTATTTCAAAGTGCGATGCCTCACGGTGTTGGCTCAAATGATATTGGTCTTGATCGAGGGCAGTTAGGCCAAACTCGTTTAGTTGCCTTTGAACGAGTAGGCGATAAAGCCTTATTAAGACAACGCAATACTTATTACCGCGCAGATAGTGATAATGAACTAGAAAAAAAAGCGGTTGAACAAGCGTTTGCAAGTGCGGTTATTTGGGGGTTTAACGTTGTTGCTGAAGGGAAACAACGTTACCTTATTGATTACACGCCGTTTCTTTTATCTGATATTCATAAATTATCTGCAACGTTAAAGGCACGTAAACAAGGTAACTTTTCTATTGATAATTCTCGAAGCGCCTTTTATGCACCAAGAAGTAAAGCGTTTGAAAAAAATACTGAATTAGAAGCCACGGTTACTTTTAAAGGTACTGGTGCTGGTCAATATTTAAAGTCGGTAACACCAGACAATAATACGCTAACGGTCAATTTTCATCATTCATTAATTGCTTTGCCCGATGATCAATATTCCATGCGAAAATTTCATCCGTTCAGTGGGTTCTGGGCGCATAAATTTGCAGATTATGCCTCTGCGATTGAAGAACCTTTAGTAAAACGCGTGATTAACCGTCATCGATTAGCGAAAAAACAACCAACAGCCACGCTAAGCGAAGCGGTAGAGCCTATTGTGTATTATTTAGATCCTGGTGTACCAGAGCCGATAAAAAGTGCATTAATTGATGGCGCAATGTGGTGGGATCAAGCTTTTGAAGCGATTGGCTATAAAAGTGCCTTTCAAGTGAAAATGTTACCACCAGGTGCTGACCCAATGGATGTACGTTATAACGTTATTCAGTGGGTTCATCGCGCAACAAGAGGATGGTCGTATGGCTCTTCAGTGGTAGATCCCCGTACGGGAGAAATTATTAAAGGTCATGTTACGTTAGGCTCATTAAGAGTGCGTCAAGATTATTTAATTGCTTTAGGGCTAACCTCACCGTTTAGTGATGCAAATACCGATACAACGGCAATGAAAGAAATGGCGTTAGCGAGAATTCGCCAATTATCTGCACATGAAGTCGGGCATACCCTAGGCATTGCTCATAATTTCTCTGCTAGCAGTAATAATAGAACATCTGTGATGGACTACCCGCACCCTTACATTCGTTTAAACCAAGGTAAAATAGACCTTTCTAATGCCTATGATGTTAATTTGGGTACGTGGGACAAACATGCTGTTGCCTATGGTTATCAAGATGTTGAGCCTAAAAAAGAACAGCAATATTTGGCAAACGTGATAAAAACAGCACAAGAGAAAGGGCTGCAATTTATGTCTGACGCTGACGCCCGTCCTCAATCCGGTGGGCATTCAACTGCTCATTTATGGGATAATGGTCAAGACCCCGTTGCAGAATTACAACGCGTGTTAGACATAAGAGCAGTAGCGTTAAAAAACCTTGGGATAAACACTATCCCAGTAGGAACAGCATTATCCGAACTAGAGCAAGCATTAGTACCAATCTATAATTTTCATCGCTATCAAGTAGAAGCAGCGGCAAAAATAGTCGCCGGTATTAACTACACTTATCAAGTGCGTGAGCAACCTTTCGTTAATACTTTAAGCATCGTTGAAGGACAAAAGCAACAAGCGGCGATAAGCCAATTATTAGCGACGTTATCTCCTAATATATTAACGCTGCCTAAACATATTGTTGAGCTTATACCGCCAAAAGCATATGGCTATAATCGAGATAGAGAAAGTTTTGCCAGCCAAACAGGGCTCGCGTTTGATGCTATTTCAGCAGCACAAGCAAGCGCAAAACATACGATTGATCTATTACTCAATAAAGCACGTTTGAGTCGTTTGGCACAGCAATCTGCCTTAGATGATAGTGTGCCTTCAGTCGCCGAGTTGTTCTCACAATTAATTAATAAAACGATAAAACAGCCCGTGGGCAAAGGTCATGAAATGTTAGTGCAACAGCGTATCAATCGTTTAGTTATCGATAAACTAGCACAATTGTGGCAGCAAGAGTCTTTAGTGACAGAAGTTAAAGCAGAGGTGTTTGTTACGTTGAAATCACTTGAAGAATGGTTTTTAACGCAAACCGAAGATCATCCTTTAGCTGCACAATATCGTTTGTTATCAACGCAAGTTCCACTGTATTTATCAAACACATTAAAAGTAAAAGAAAATCGTAAGATTACATTACCGCCTGGCTCACCTATAGGAGCTTAA
- a CDS encoding class 1 fructose-bisphosphatase codes for MQRLAPALREDNVPLDLISLIKTILAATKEISFRVSQAHLGGLMGSTLDENIQGEVQKKLDVVANELIKDILLESGFVRAISSEEEEHSVVGDENGKFIVSFDPLDGSSNIDINSLIGTIFSIHEARDDVPAGDSAQFQQAGTKQVCAGYVLYGPSTMLVMTTGKGTHFYVLDRTHGGFLLVERNVQVPKTTQEFAVNMSNQRFWQPPMQRYIQDLIAGDTGPREKNFNMRWIAAMVGDIHRVLTRGGIFTYPADSKDPKKPFKLRLMYEANPMSFLIEQAGGLAVTSQERIMDIEPDDIHQRVEVIMGSEEEVNICLNYYK; via the coding sequence ATGCAACGACTTGCCCCTGCTTTACGTGAAGATAATGTGCCATTAGATCTCATTTCCCTAATAAAAACCATTTTAGCCGCCACAAAGGAAATATCATTTCGTGTAAGCCAAGCTCATCTTGGTGGGTTAATGGGTTCAACGCTAGATGAAAATATACAAGGTGAAGTACAAAAAAAACTCGACGTAGTTGCCAATGAACTCATTAAAGATATTTTGCTTGAGTCAGGTTTTGTTCGCGCAATTTCTTCTGAAGAAGAAGAGCATTCTGTCGTTGGTGATGAAAACGGTAAATTTATTGTCTCATTTGACCCATTAGACGGTAGCTCAAATATTGATATTAATTCGCTAATCGGTACCATCTTTTCAATACACGAAGCTCGAGATGATGTACCTGCAGGAGATTCTGCACAATTCCAACAAGCAGGCACTAAACAGGTATGTGCTGGTTATGTATTGTACGGTCCTTCAACCATGTTAGTCATGACAACAGGTAAAGGTACGCATTTTTATGTATTAGATCGTACTCATGGTGGTTTTTTATTAGTTGAACGCAATGTGCAAGTACCTAAAACCACTCAGGAATTTGCAGTAAATATGTCAAACCAACGGTTTTGGCAACCGCCAATGCAGCGTTATATTCAAGATTTAATAGCGGGTGATACCGGCCCTAGAGAAAAAAACTTCAATATGCGCTGGATTGCAGCCATGGTTGGCGATATTCATCGTGTATTAACGCGCGGTGGCATTTTTACTTACCCTGCAGATAGTAAAGATCCTAAAAAGCCTTTTAAATTAAGATTAATGTATGAAGCTAACCCTATGAGCTTCCTTATTGAACAAGCTGGTGGCCTAGCGGTGACCTCTCAAGAGCGTATTATGGACATTGAACCTGACGATATTCATCAGCGTGTTGAAGTCATTATGGGCTCAGAAGAAGAAGTTAACATCTGCTTAAATTACTACAAGTAA
- a CDS encoding DUF1194 domain-containing protein has product MFKKLLTSALFAATALSAQANTIVDLELQLLADVSGSVDSGEYALQLQGYEQAFRSASVHAAIEAGTEGKIAVQYLEWSGSSSQSVQVDWTLIDTAADAIAFADQLALLSRAFSGSTGIGSAIAFGATLFGTNDFDAARQVMDVSGDGTNNDGVSVTTARDNALAGGIDTINGITIGSAGVGTYYQNNVIGGFNAFHLHAATFADFQAGIERKLIREISATVSEPGTIAMVGLALFGLARIRRS; this is encoded by the coding sequence ATGTTTAAAAAATTATTAACCTCTGCACTATTTGCCGCTACGGCACTTAGCGCACAAGCAAATACAATTGTAGACTTAGAACTACAACTTCTCGCCGATGTTTCAGGTAGTGTTGATTCCGGTGAATATGCATTACAGCTTCAAGGCTATGAACAAGCGTTTCGCTCTGCAAGCGTGCATGCAGCGATTGAAGCAGGCACCGAAGGTAAGATCGCTGTGCAATACCTTGAGTGGTCAGGCTCAAGTAGCCAAAGTGTACAAGTTGATTGGACACTGATTGATACCGCAGCTGATGCCATTGCTTTTGCCGACCAATTAGCATTACTATCAAGAGCTTTTAGTGGCTCTACTGGTATTGGCTCTGCAATTGCATTTGGCGCAACATTATTTGGCACAAACGATTTTGATGCCGCTCGTCAAGTAATGGATGTATCGGGTGATGGCACAAATAATGATGGTGTCAGTGTTACAACGGCACGAGACAATGCATTAGCTGGTGGAATTGACACTATTAATGGTATTACTATTGGTAGTGCAGGTGTTGGCACATATTATCAAAACAATGTAATTGGTGGTTTTAATGCCTTTCATCTACACGCAGCTACATTTGCGGATTTTCAAGCGGGTATTGAGCGTAAATTAATCAGAGAAATCTCAGCAACTGTTTCAGAGCCAGGTACTATTGCTATGGTAGGTTTAGCTTTATTTGGATTAGCGCGTATTCGTAGAAGCTAA